Within Flagellimonas maritima, the genomic segment CAAGAAGGCATTGATGCTACTTTTACCGTCTTTATGATTTCGAAAAAGTGAGTGGTCGTTTTTGATTATTTCTTTTTCAATGAACATTGCATTTTTTAAAGCAAGATCAAGATATTCCTTATTGTTTAAATAACGATATGCATCAACCAGTCCTTTGAGCATAAGACCGTTCCATGATGTAAGAATCTTATCGTCCAATCTGGGTCTGGAGCGCTTTTCCCTTCTCTTTTTAAGAATTGAAAGTGCATTGTTCATTTTTAGCTTTAATTCCAGTGTGGCAATACCATACTTTTCAGCGATTTCCTCATCGGATTTATCACGTATCAGAACATAATTCTCTTTCTCCCAAAACCCATAAGAGTTGATGCTGTAGTAATCCTTGAAAATCTTGAAATCCGAACCTAATAATGCTGAAAGCTCTTCTTTCGTCCAGACATAGTAGGCACCTTCTTCAAGTTCCCCATTTTCATTTAAGCTATCAGCATCAAGCGAAGAATAAAAACCTCCATTTTCATCCATCAATTCCTCTTTGACGAAACCAATTGTTTCTTCTACAACCTTCTTGTACAGTTCATTTTTGGTGACTGCGTAGGCTTCAGCGTATAGGCTTGTAAGTTGACCATTATCGTACAGCATCTTTTCAAAATGCGGGACATGCCATTTTGTATCCACAGCGTATCTGGAAAATCCACCACCTACATGATCAAAAATTCCTCCGTAAGCCATACGGGTCAATGTTGTATTGACATATTCCATGATTTCAGGTCTGGAATTGACCGTGGCATAATGTAACAAAAAACCCCAGTTATTGGGCATCATAAATTTAGGTGCACGTTTATAACCGCCTAAGAACGTATCAAAATATTGAGACCAATTTTCTACTGCCGTATCCAATTGGTCAAGCGTGTAATTACTGGAATCACTTTTATTTTCAACCAAATTTATAGCATTGATGCCATTGGCAAGATCACTTGCATATTGAACGACTTTTGATTTGTCGTTTTTATATAAATCTTTAAGCTGTTTTAAGGATTTTATCCAATTATCCTTTGGAACATAGGTGGCCCCCCAAAATGGTCTCCCATCCGGTAGGGCTACAATATTCAAAGGCCAACCTCCATTACCGGATATTATCTGAATGGCGTCCATGTAAATTTGATCTACATCCGGTCGTTCCTCTCTGTCAATTTTAATATTGATGAAATTTTCGTTCATCATCTGTGCCACTTCCTCATCTTCAAAACATTCTTCCTCCATAACATGGCACCAGTGGCAGGCTGCATACCCTATACTTATAAGTAGGGGTTTATCCTCTTTCTTGGCACGTGCCAGGACATCTGGATTCCATGCTTCCCAATTTACGGGATTGTGGGCATGTTGCAAAAGGTAAGGACTTGTCTCATTTACTAGTGCGTTGGTATGTCTATGGGTCACTTTATTTGATTTTTGGGTACAGCCATAAGTTATAGTAAGCAAAACTAATATGATGGTTAATCTCTTAATCATATAGTAATTTAAGCATAAAAAAAGCGCCCAATAGGGCGCGATTCTTATTTTTCCATCCCCTTGTTACTTAACCTCAAAGGTAATTTTCACATTTACTCTGTACTGCTCAATTTTATCATCTTTTACAGAAGCGCTTTGTTCGTTAATGTATACCGATTTGATGTTCTTTACAGATTTGGATGCATGCTCTATTGCATTTTTTGCTGCTTGTTCCCAACTCTTGTCCGAGTTTGCCAATACTTCAATAACTTTTAAAACTGCCATGGATATGTTTTTTATAATGTATTCCAAGTTAGGGAAAATTGATCAGAACAAAAACCGCTTTGCTCTAAAACTAACCGTTGAGCGCTACCACTTCGTTTACTTTGTCGCCCATCATATTCTTCAACATGGTTTCGATGCCATTTTTTAAAGTAAATGTTGAGGAAGGACAGCCACTGCAAGCCCCTTGCAAAATCACGTTAACGGTTCTGCTTTTTTCCTCATAAGATTGAAAAAGAATGTTACCACCATCACTAGCTACGGCTGGTTTAACATATTCCTCAAGAATATCTATTATTTGTTGGGAGGTATCGTCATACTCAATTGGGGAGAGACTCTTTTCTGCTATCTTTTTGGATTCCTGAATGGCTTCTTTGGAAACAACTTCTTTTCCGTCCATCAAGAAGTTCCTGATAAATTCCCGCAGTTCCATCGTAATTTCGTTCCAATCCGCAACTTCATATTTAGAGACTGAAACATAATTTTCATCAAAAAACACCTCTTTTACAAACGGAAAATGAAAGAGTTCCTTTGCCAGTTGTGAATCTTTGGCATCATCAATATTTTTGAATTCGTATGAAGTAGGTACGATTTTTTTGTTGGATACAAATTTCATGACCGCTGGGTTTGGGGTTACCTCGGCATAGACGGTAATTGCTTCTTTTTTCTGGTTCTCTTCTTCAATTACTATAGGTTCTCCAGCATTTAGATAATCGACCAATTGTTGTGCTATTTCATCTTTTACATCATCCCACTCGACAATGTCAAAACGTTCAAGAGCTATAAAATTACCTGAGATATAAACGGTCTTTATAAATGGCAGATAAAATAACTGCTGTGCCAATGGGGAATTCTTGGCATCATCTATATTTTTGAACTCATGGTTGCTCTTGGTGAGAAAATGATTTGTCTCGAATTTTAGAATTTTGGGATTGTTAGTGGCAACAACGGTGATGTTATAATCGTTCATAACTAAATTTTGATGCAAAAATACAAAGTAAATAGGAGAGGCGGAATATATAATAATGTAGCGCTTCAACCGTTATTTAAATGTTTGGTTACCTAAATAAACCCCAACTTTAGCACTAATCACTTAATGAGACGCTATTTAACCCCACTGATTCTTACTCTTTTTTTTGGGCTCGCTATCAAAGCACAAGAAGGAATCCCAGTTTATTTTGATTATTTGGCAGATAACTATTATTTAGTCTATCCATCAATGGCCGGTATCAGTGAGGGAGGAAAAATTCGTTTAACGGCAAGAAAGCAGTGGTTCAATGTTGATGAAGCACCAAGTTTACAGACATTGAACGCCAATTTTAGGGTAGGGCAGCGTAGTGGTATTGGCGGTATTTTATTCAATGACTCCAACGGGTACCATTCCCAAACAGGTTTTAAGGCAACGTATGCACATCATTTGCAGTTGGCGGGTGATTTTAGAACCTTAAACCAACTATCCTTTGGTCTCAGTACAGGAATAATACTGAGCAGTTTGGATGAAACCGAATTTGTATCCGTAATACCTGACCCCGCGGTCTCAGGTGTAAAAAATACAGTAAGTTATTTCAATGTTGATTTAGGGGTTTCTTACAATATTTTTGAATTCTACGCGCATGCCGCAATCTTGAATATTTTGGGTAGTGGCCGTGACTTATATACGTTAGCAGAATTTGATAATTTAAGAAGATATTTGTTTTCCGTTGGATATGTTTTTGGAAATAACACTAGAATAGAACCCTCTGTTTTATTGCAAATGACAGATTTTACCAAAGAAACTACCTTGGACATTAACGCAAAAGTGTATAGGGATGTAAGTTTCGGTACAGTTTGGGCAGGTTTATCCTATCGTAGAAGTTTTGATGGTGCGCAATTCCAAACCGAT encodes:
- a CDS encoding thioredoxin domain-containing protein; translated protein: MIKRLTIILVLLTITYGCTQKSNKVTHRHTNALVNETSPYLLQHAHNPVNWEAWNPDVLARAKKEDKPLLISIGYAACHWCHVMEEECFEDEEVAQMMNENFINIKIDREERPDVDQIYMDAIQIISGNGGWPLNIVALPDGRPFWGATYVPKDNWIKSLKQLKDLYKNDKSKVVQYASDLANGINAINLVENKSDSSNYTLDQLDTAVENWSQYFDTFLGGYKRAPKFMMPNNWGFLLHYATVNSRPEIMEYVNTTLTRMAYGGIFDHVGGGFSRYAVDTKWHVPHFEKMLYDNGQLTSLYAEAYAVTKNELYKKVVEETIGFVKEELMDENGGFYSSLDADSLNENGELEEGAYYVWTKEELSALLGSDFKIFKDYYSINSYGFWEKENYVLIRDKSDEEIAEKYGIATLELKLKMNNALSILKKRREKRSRPRLDDKILTSWNGLMLKGLVDAYRYLNNKEYLDLALKNAMFIEKEIIKNDHSLFRNHKDGKSSINAFLEDYATIIEAYLALYEVTFDEKWLNLSKKLLDYTKSHFFDKKSGIFFFTSDKDDSLIRRSIETNDNVISASNSIMAKNLLKFHKLFPNEGYENLSNQMLKNVQENFDKSAQGFANWLHLVLYKNQNFYEIAIVGDNYKELGKEISSNYLPNSILAGAKEEGSIDLLQNRYDKNQTLVYLCIEGSCKLPVTSTEQALKQLGR
- a CDS encoding dodecin family protein, with protein sequence MAVLKVIEVLANSDKSWEQAAKNAIEHASKSVKNIKSVYINEQSASVKDDKIEQYRVNVKITFEVK
- a CDS encoding NifU family protein; this translates as MNDYNITVVATNNPKILKFETNHFLTKSNHEFKNIDDAKNSPLAQQLFYLPFIKTVYISGNFIALERFDIVEWDDVKDEIAQQLVDYLNAGEPIVIEEENQKKEAITVYAEVTPNPAVMKFVSNKKIVPTSYEFKNIDDAKDSQLAKELFHFPFVKEVFFDENYVSVSKYEVADWNEITMELREFIRNFLMDGKEVVSKEAIQESKKIAEKSLSPIEYDDTSQQIIDILEEYVKPAVASDGGNILFQSYEEKSRTVNVILQGACSGCPSSTFTLKNGIETMLKNMMGDKVNEVVALNG
- a CDS encoding type IX secretion system membrane protein PorP/SprF, which encodes MRRYLTPLILTLFFGLAIKAQEGIPVYFDYLADNYYLVYPSMAGISEGGKIRLTARKQWFNVDEAPSLQTLNANFRVGQRSGIGGILFNDSNGYHSQTGFKATYAHHLQLAGDFRTLNQLSFGLSTGIILSSLDETEFVSVIPDPAVSGVKNTVSYFNVDLGVSYNIFEFYAHAAILNILGSGRDLYTLAEFDNLRRYLFSVGYVFGNNTRIEPSVLLQMTDFTKETTLDINAKVYRDVSFGTVWAGLSYRRSFDGAQFQTDGGFGEQRLQLFTPIVGVNINNFMFSYNYSYQSGDIRFDNGGFHQITLGYDFGQSDQGKRYDCYCPAANN